From a region of the Gemmatimonadales bacterium genome:
- a CDS encoding thiazole synthase, which translates to MLEIAGQRFESRLLVGTGKYRGNDEMVRAIAASGASVVTVAVRRVNLDRADEGGILHHLGEHHFLLANTAGCYSADEAIRYARLAREAGFNDFVKLEVIGDKETLLPDVSGLLEATSVLAAEGFKVMAYTNDDLVTALRLEAAGAVAVMPLASPIGSGLGLLNPYFIRTIKSRLRVPVIVDAGVGTASDACLVMEQGVDGILMNTAIAEAQDPVGMAKAMRLAVEAGRAAYLAGRMPRREVAVPSSPERGMLD; encoded by the coding sequence ATGCTCGAGATTGCGGGACAGCGGTTCGAGTCGCGGTTGCTGGTCGGGACCGGGAAGTATCGCGGCAACGACGAGATGGTCCGCGCGATTGCGGCGTCCGGCGCCAGCGTGGTGACCGTCGCGGTACGGCGCGTCAATCTCGACCGCGCCGACGAAGGCGGCATCCTCCATCACCTCGGCGAGCACCATTTCCTGCTGGCGAACACCGCCGGCTGCTACTCCGCCGACGAGGCGATCCGCTACGCTCGTCTTGCGCGCGAGGCGGGATTCAACGACTTCGTGAAACTCGAGGTCATCGGCGACAAGGAAACGCTCCTCCCGGATGTGAGCGGGCTCCTCGAAGCGACCAGCGTCCTCGCCGCCGAAGGGTTCAAGGTGATGGCATACACCAACGACGACCTCGTGACCGCGCTGCGGCTCGAAGCGGCGGGAGCGGTCGCCGTCATGCCGCTGGCGTCGCCGATCGGCTCCGGACTCGGGCTCCTCAATCCGTATTTCATCCGGACGATCAAGTCGCGGCTCCGCGTTCCGGTGATCGTCGACGCCGGCGTCGGCACCGCGTCCGATGCCTGCCTGGTGATGGAGCAAGGCGTCGACGGCATCCTGATGAACACTGCGATCGCCGAGGCGCAGGATCCCGTCGGGATGGCAAAGGCGATGCGCCTCGCCGTCGAAGCGGGGCGCGCCGCATACCTCGCGGGCCGGATGCCCCGGCGCGAGGTCGCCGTGCCGTCGAGCCCCGAACGCGGGATGCTCGACTGA
- the queA gene encoding tRNA preQ1(34) S-adenosylmethionine ribosyltransferase-isomerase QueA, producing MSERRWTAADFDYPLPEQLIAQTPLAARDQSRLLVVSPDGALRDGTFTDLATMIPPGDLVVVNSTRVRHARLHATRKSGQPAEVLLIHPATDDTWIAMGNPGRAMRPGKQLVLGGGVAIETIEVLDDGTRRVRFLGATAEEAIARFGRIPLPPYISREPTGDDLNRYQTVYAERDGSVAAPTAGLHFTPALLATLRERGVNVVALDLEVGPGTFRPMDDGDVAEHPMHAERFTIPPATAEAVESARARKARVWAVGTTVVRALESAADDHGTVAPLSGETRLMIAPGYRFRVVDALITNFHLPRSTLLMLVAAFAGHDLIMTAYRHAIDAGYRFYSYGDAMCLTRSAA from the coding sequence ATGAGTGAACGACGCTGGACGGCGGCAGACTTCGACTACCCGCTTCCCGAACAGCTGATCGCCCAGACTCCGCTCGCCGCTCGCGATCAATCGCGGCTGCTGGTGGTGTCGCCGGATGGCGCGCTGCGCGACGGGACCTTCACAGACCTGGCCACAATGATTCCGCCGGGCGACCTGGTGGTCGTCAATTCCACCCGGGTGCGGCACGCGCGGCTGCACGCGACCCGGAAGTCGGGGCAGCCCGCCGAAGTACTTCTCATCCATCCCGCGACCGATGATACCTGGATCGCAATGGGAAACCCCGGCCGCGCCATGCGTCCCGGCAAGCAGCTGGTGCTCGGCGGCGGAGTTGCCATCGAGACGATCGAAGTGCTCGACGACGGAACCCGCCGCGTGCGCTTTCTCGGTGCCACCGCGGAAGAGGCGATCGCACGGTTCGGCCGGATCCCGCTGCCGCCCTACATCTCGCGCGAACCGACCGGCGACGATCTCAATCGCTACCAGACCGTGTACGCCGAACGCGACGGCAGCGTGGCGGCACCGACAGCGGGATTGCATTTCACGCCGGCGCTGCTCGCGACACTGCGCGAGCGCGGCGTGAACGTCGTGGCTCTCGACCTCGAAGTCGGTCCCGGAACATTCCGTCCGATGGACGATGGCGACGTCGCCGAACACCCGATGCACGCGGAGCGATTCACCATTCCGCCGGCGACGGCGGAGGCAGTGGAATCGGCTCGAGCGCGGAAGGCGCGGGTATGGGCCGTCGGCACTACCGTCGTGCGAGCGCTCGAAAGCGCAGCCGATGACCACGGGACGGTGGCGCCGCTGAGCGGCGAGACCCGGCTGATGATCGCACCGGGTTACCGCTTTCGCGTCGTCGACGCGTTGATCACCAACTTTCACCTGCCGCGATCGACGCTGCTGATGCTGGTCGCGGCATTCGCGGGCCACGATCTGATCATGACCGCATACCGGCACGCCATTGATGCGGGTTATCGCTTCTACAGTTACGGCGACGCGATGTGCCTCACGCGGAGCGCCGCGTGA
- a CDS encoding DinB family protein yields the protein MTTPSTPPPATGYVGETLALLGDRDPIAIMAETPAWVAARLEGRSLAQLRQPEAPGKWSLVQVVAHLADTEIAYGWRARMILTAEQPPIHGFDQGAWLERFDYASDDPSQALQTFTALRQWNLRVWRRGSNPADLTRTGIHSERGPESLDTLRRLAAGHDLRHRRQIERILRVLG from the coding sequence ATGACCACACCGTCGACACCACCTCCCGCCACCGGATACGTCGGTGAAACACTCGCGCTGCTCGGCGACCGGGACCCCATCGCGATCATGGCGGAGACGCCGGCATGGGTCGCCGCGCGACTTGAGGGGCGCTCGCTCGCGCAGCTGCGGCAGCCGGAAGCGCCCGGGAAGTGGTCGCTGGTGCAGGTGGTGGCGCACCTCGCCGACACCGAGATCGCCTATGGCTGGCGGGCGAGAATGATCCTGACCGCCGAGCAGCCGCCAATCCACGGTTTTGATCAGGGCGCGTGGCTCGAGCGCTTCGACTACGCCTCGGACGATCCGTCGCAGGCGCTGCAGACGTTCACCGCGCTGCGGCAGTGGAACCTCCGAGTGTGGCGCCGCGGGTCGAATCCGGCCGACCTCACTCGTACAGGGATCCACAGCGAACGGGGACCGGAATCGCTCGACACGCTGCGGCGCCTCGCGGCGGGACATGATCTCCGGCACCGGCGACAGATCGAGCGGATCCTCCGCGTGCTCGGCTGA
- the thiS gene encoding sulfur carrier protein ThiS has product MTLALTINGEARTVTHSATVEELLAELQLDPRAVVVELNRKIIRRTAIASSPVADGDVVEIVHFVGGG; this is encoded by the coding sequence ATGACGCTGGCATTGACCATCAACGGTGAAGCGCGAACTGTCACCCATTCGGCGACGGTAGAGGAATTGCTCGCCGAACTCCAACTCGACCCCCGGGCAGTCGTGGTCGAGCTGAATCGCAAGATCATCCGCCGCACCGCGATCGCGTCGTCACCCGTGGCCGACGGCGACGTGGTCGAGATCGTTCATTTTGTCGGGGGCGGCTGA
- the yajC gene encoding preprotein translocase subunit YajC, with translation MSQGFTVMLVQIAAIIGVMYFLFIRPQAKARKQAAAMLAALKKGDEIMTAGGIIGKVRDVRESLITVESGSATLVVDRNRIVRVGDQTANTGSGL, from the coding sequence ATGTCGCAGGGATTCACCGTGATGCTCGTGCAGATCGCCGCGATCATCGGCGTGATGTATTTCCTCTTCATCCGCCCGCAGGCAAAGGCGCGGAAACAGGCGGCCGCGATGCTCGCGGCGCTCAAGAAGGGCGACGAGATCATGACCGCCGGCGGGATCATCGGGAAGGTGCGCGACGTCAGGGAATCGCTGATCACTGTCGAGAGCGGCAGCGCGACGCTGGTCGTCGACCGGAACCGCATCGTGCGCGTCGGCGACCAGACGGCGAATACGGGGTCCGGCCTCTGA
- the ruvB gene encoding Holliday junction branch migration DNA helicase RuvB, which translates to MTTRNVEITTPAALPDESSSEAVLRPSRLDEFIGQEQVRTSLQIAIDAARHRGEALDHVLFFGPPGLGKTTLAMLMAREMGVQCRTTSGPVLERPGDLVGLLTALGPGDILFIDEIHRLRPQLEEFLYPAMEDFHVDVRLSDGPHGQTLPMNIERFTLIGATTRFGLLTPPMRARFGMVERLSFYPPEDLMAIVQRSAGVLNVPIDPAGAAAIAQRSRGTPRVANRLLRRVRDYAEVRADGRVSGDVATAALARLNVDEFGLDDMDTRILGTIIEKFDGGPVGLGTIAASVGEDAATLEEVYEPFLMQQGFLERTARGRVATRHAYRRLGLTPSPRADSQPSLLDE; encoded by the coding sequence GTGACCACTCGGAATGTGGAGATCACCACACCGGCAGCGCTTCCCGACGAGTCGAGCAGCGAAGCGGTGTTGCGTCCGTCGCGACTCGACGAGTTCATCGGGCAGGAGCAGGTCCGCACGTCGTTGCAGATCGCCATCGATGCGGCGCGGCATCGCGGCGAGGCGCTCGACCACGTGCTCTTCTTCGGCCCGCCGGGACTTGGCAAGACGACGCTCGCAATGCTGATGGCGCGCGAGATGGGCGTGCAGTGCCGCACCACGTCGGGACCTGTGCTCGAGCGACCCGGCGATCTCGTCGGCTTGCTCACCGCGCTCGGCCCCGGCGACATCCTCTTCATCGACGAGATCCATCGACTCCGCCCGCAGCTTGAGGAGTTTCTCTACCCCGCGATGGAGGATTTTCACGTCGACGTGCGTCTCAGCGATGGGCCGCACGGGCAGACACTGCCGATGAACATCGAGCGCTTCACCTTGATCGGTGCGACGACGCGATTCGGCCTCCTCACGCCGCCGATGCGCGCCCGGTTCGGCATGGTCGAGCGGCTGTCGTTCTATCCCCCGGAAGACCTGATGGCGATCGTGCAGCGGTCGGCCGGCGTGCTCAACGTGCCGATCGACCCGGCCGGTGCCGCGGCGATTGCCCAGCGGTCGCGCGGCACGCCACGCGTGGCGAACCGGCTGCTGCGTCGCGTGCGGGACTACGCCGAGGTTCGCGCCGATGGCAGGGTGTCGGGGGACGTGGCCACCGCGGCGCTGGCACGGCTCAACGTCGACGAGTTCGGTCTCGACGACATGGACACCAGGATCCTCGGGACGATCATCGAGAAGTTCGACGGCGGCCCGGTGGGATTGGGCACGATTGCCGCCTCGGTGGGCGAAGACGCCGCGACGCTCGAAGAGGTCTACGAGCCGTTCCTGATGCAGCAGGGCTTTCTCGAACGTACCGCCCGCGGTCGAGTCGCCACTCGTCACGCGTATCGCCGCCTCGGCCTCACGCCGTCTCCTCGCGCCGACAGCCAGCCATCGCTGCTCGATGAGTGA
- a CDS encoding thiamine phosphate synthase, with protein MRPLPHLLALSDDRVAALDDLGVRSAAIAAAGPAVGLVARRPAGTTDQLASLAARFVANAGPPMAAVLITGRIDVALATGAHGVILRANDLDVATVRAVSREAAGRQGRAESPDAMLILRSVHSEAEGARAIDDGADALIAGPIWETPTHPGRPAMGTPFLDRIVSLGAPTFAVGGVTPERAKLVQAAGGWGLAAISAIWDADKPYQVAIGLLQPWIGS; from the coding sequence GTGAGACCGCTCCCTCATCTCCTCGCGCTGAGTGACGACCGGGTCGCGGCGCTCGATGATCTGGGGGTTCGAAGCGCCGCAATCGCAGCGGCAGGGCCCGCCGTCGGATTGGTGGCGCGCCGTCCCGCTGGTACCACCGATCAACTGGCGAGCCTTGCCGCGCGCTTCGTGGCCAATGCCGGGCCGCCGATGGCTGCGGTGCTCATCACCGGACGGATCGACGTCGCCCTCGCCACGGGAGCGCACGGTGTGATTCTGCGCGCCAACGACCTCGACGTCGCCACCGTCCGGGCAGTGTCGCGGGAGGCAGCAGGACGCCAGGGCCGCGCCGAGTCCCCGGATGCGATGCTGATCCTGCGATCGGTGCATTCCGAAGCGGAGGGAGCGCGCGCGATCGACGACGGCGCCGATGCACTGATCGCGGGACCGATCTGGGAGACGCCGACGCACCCCGGCCGCCCGGCGATGGGAACTCCTTTCCTCGACCGGATAGTTTCCCTTGGTGCACCAACGTTCGCCGTCGGCGGCGTGACGCCGGAACGAGCGAAGCTGGTGCAGGCCGCGGGAGGATGGGGCCTCGCTGCCATCAGTGCCATCTGGGACGCCGACAAACCGTACCAGGTCGCCATCGGATTGTTGCAACCATGGATCGGATCATGA
- the fmt gene encoding methionyl-tRNA formyltransferase, whose product MRVVFFGTPQFAVPSLAALLDAGIEVAAVVTQPDRASGRSHSTLTPPPVKIFAERAGLPVWQPERPRGDLFLQQFRSADAELGVVVAYGHLLPPELLAAPPLGLVNIHASLLPRWRGAAPIQWAMLTGDAETGVGVMRIEAGLDTGAVWLQRATPIDDNDTAATLTDRLSSLGAEALLDALPDIAAGVAPRPQDPAGATHASKVDRALARIRWDETARLVSCRIRAMDPHPGAWAVHRGVDIKLFGPKMVPSGNTSVDGPGMIESIDGNLVVRTTAGALQIDQVQPAGRKRMPAREWLRGIELPPSSRFE is encoded by the coding sequence ATGCGCGTGGTCTTCTTCGGCACGCCGCAATTCGCTGTCCCGTCACTCGCCGCTCTCCTTGATGCGGGGATTGAAGTCGCCGCCGTGGTGACGCAACCTGATCGCGCCAGCGGTCGCTCCCATTCCACGCTCACTCCGCCGCCGGTCAAGATCTTCGCCGAACGCGCCGGCCTTCCCGTCTGGCAACCGGAACGACCGCGCGGTGATCTCTTCCTGCAGCAATTCCGCTCGGCAGACGCCGAGCTCGGCGTTGTCGTCGCGTACGGTCATCTCCTTCCGCCCGAACTCCTCGCCGCCCCGCCGCTTGGCCTGGTGAACATCCACGCCTCGCTGCTGCCACGGTGGCGCGGCGCGGCGCCGATCCAGTGGGCGATGCTCACGGGCGATGCCGAAACCGGCGTCGGCGTGATGCGGATCGAGGCGGGACTCGATACCGGCGCCGTCTGGCTGCAGCGCGCCACGCCGATCGATGACAACGACACCGCCGCAACACTGACCGACCGACTCTCTTCGCTGGGCGCCGAGGCGCTCCTCGACGCGCTGCCCGACATCGCCGCCGGCGTGGCGCCGCGACCGCAGGACCCCGCCGGTGCCACGCATGCATCGAAGGTCGATCGTGCGCTGGCGCGCATCCGGTGGGATGAAACCGCGCGCCTGGTGTCGTGCCGCATCCGCGCGATGGATCCGCACCCCGGAGCGTGGGCGGTGCATCGCGGCGTCGACATCAAGCTCTTCGGACCGAAGATGGTGCCGAGCGGCAACACCTCGGTTGACGGACCCGGCATGATCGAATCGATCGACGGCAACCTCGTCGTACGGACCACTGCCGGTGCGCTGCAGATCGACCAGGTCCAGCCGGCAGGCCGCAAGCGGATGCCGGCACGCGAGTGGTTGCGCGGCATCGAGCTTCCGCCGTCGTCGCGATTCGAGTGA
- the tgt gene encoding tRNA guanosine(34) transglycosylase Tgt yields MFEFTLDGVDGTARAGTLTLPHGTVRTPCFMPVGTRGAVRGLHPEEVERAGAQILLGNTYHLHLRPGEHTVETLGGLHRFTSWTRPILTDSGGFQVFSLTALRRLDEDGVDFVSHVDGSVRRLTPERAMEIQWALGADVAMAFDHLAPGASTIETSRDAMERTLRWLGRCREKHGELAAAASDRQTLWPIVQGGTHESLRRESLEGILALGDWTGVAIGGLSVGEPKPAMHAVLERLEPGLPRDRPRYLMGVGFPEDLLDGIARGVDLFDCVAATRNGRHGSAWTTDGRVNVRGATYRLDESPLDRECDCECCVRFSRAYLRHLFMAEEHLGPRMVSIHNIRFLIRLAEQARDRIVDRTFDRWSAAWRQRYFAKGAR; encoded by the coding sequence GTGTTCGAGTTCACGCTCGACGGCGTTGACGGGACCGCCCGCGCCGGCACGCTCACCCTTCCGCATGGTACGGTGCGCACCCCGTGCTTCATGCCGGTCGGGACGCGGGGCGCGGTTCGCGGGCTGCATCCCGAAGAAGTCGAGCGCGCCGGCGCGCAGATCCTCCTCGGCAACACCTACCATCTGCACCTGCGTCCGGGTGAGCACACGGTCGAGACCCTCGGCGGATTGCATCGCTTCACGTCGTGGACCCGGCCGATCCTGACCGATTCCGGCGGCTTCCAGGTCTTCTCGCTCACGGCACTGCGCAGACTCGACGAGGACGGTGTCGACTTCGTCTCGCATGTCGACGGATCGGTCCGCCGGCTCACGCCGGAGCGCGCGATGGAGATCCAGTGGGCGCTCGGCGCCGATGTTGCGATGGCGTTCGATCATCTGGCGCCCGGAGCGTCGACGATCGAGACCTCGCGCGACGCGATGGAGCGGACGTTGCGATGGCTGGGACGGTGTCGCGAGAAGCATGGTGAACTCGCCGCCGCGGCCAGCGATCGGCAGACGCTCTGGCCAATCGTGCAGGGCGGGACGCATGAATCCCTTCGCCGCGAATCGCTGGAGGGGATTCTCGCCCTGGGCGACTGGACCGGTGTGGCGATCGGCGGACTCTCGGTGGGCGAGCCCAAACCGGCGATGCACGCCGTGCTCGAGCGACTCGAACCGGGTCTGCCGCGCGACCGTCCGCGTTATCTTATGGGCGTCGGTTTTCCCGAGGATCTGCTCGACGGCATCGCGCGCGGCGTCGACCTGTTCGACTGCGTCGCGGCGACGCGCAACGGCCGCCACGGCAGCGCCTGGACCACCGACGGACGCGTCAATGTGCGGGGTGCCACCTACCGGCTCGACGAATCGCCGCTCGACCGCGAGTGCGATTGTGAATGCTGTGTCCGGTTCTCCCGCGCGTATCTCCGGCATCTCTTCATGGCCGAGGAACATCTCGGGCCGCGAATGGTGTCGATTCACAACATCCGGTTCCTGATCCGGCTCGCCGAACAGGCGCGCGACCGGATCGTCGACCGGACGTTCGATCGCTGGTCCGCCGCATGGCGCCAGCGCTACTTCGCGAAAGGCGCCCGCTGA
- a CDS encoding glycosyltransferase family A protein, producing MSETPAPSAAGASRPPSVTVAVPTRNRARALVVCLNALSQLDYPDFEILVVDNGSTDDTAAVVQGWAATAAVPVRYAFEPQTGTANARNRALRMSTSDLVGIVDDDCYPARDWLQRIAVEFADPLVGYVGGRLLLHDPTDARFTINDSTVRVVCRPGVWNSGDDLPGTGMALRRAAMVQIGGFDPLLGPGSPLRSGEDIDVHWRLWAAGWIGIFTPDAVTYHAHGRKPGSPSLDRIRDDYAIARGGWYAKRITFGPHRFHTFYAWTVWELRRQSMITTWKELRGFFRYLRLAVPRLLRGGMAMLQPPIDPISSQSAS from the coding sequence GTGAGCGAGACTCCAGCGCCGAGCGCCGCCGGTGCGAGTCGTCCGCCGTCGGTCACGGTGGCGGTGCCGACCCGCAATCGGGCCCGGGCGCTGGTCGTCTGTCTCAATGCGCTGAGTCAGCTCGACTATCCGGATTTCGAGATCCTCGTCGTTGACAACGGCAGCACCGACGACACGGCAGCGGTGGTGCAGGGCTGGGCGGCAACCGCCGCCGTTCCGGTCAGGTACGCATTCGAGCCGCAAACCGGCACCGCCAATGCGCGCAATCGGGCGCTGCGGATGTCGACCAGCGACCTCGTCGGGATCGTCGACGACGACTGCTATCCCGCACGCGACTGGTTGCAGCGTATCGCGGTGGAATTCGCGGATCCTCTGGTGGGATATGTGGGCGGGCGGTTGCTGCTTCACGATCCCACCGATGCGCGGTTCACCATCAACGACTCGACAGTCCGCGTTGTGTGCAGACCGGGTGTCTGGAATTCGGGTGACGACCTCCCCGGCACCGGCATGGCGCTGCGGCGCGCGGCGATGGTACAGATCGGCGGCTTCGATCCACTCCTGGGTCCCGGGTCGCCGCTCCGATCCGGCGAAGACATCGACGTGCACTGGCGCCTGTGGGCTGCGGGATGGATCGGGATCTTCACGCCAGACGCGGTGACGTACCACGCCCACGGTCGCAAGCCGGGATCACCTTCGCTCGACCGGATCAGGGACGACTACGCGATCGCGCGCGGCGGGTGGTACGCCAAGCGGATCACCTTCGGACCCCATCGCTTCCACACCTTCTACGCGTGGACGGTGTGGGAGCTGCGCCGCCAGTCGATGATCACGACGTGGAAGGAGCTGCGCGGCTTCTTCCGCTATCTCCGTCTGGCCGTACCGCGCCTCCTTCGCGGCGGCATGGCGATGCTGCAACCGCCGATCGACCCCATCTCCTCCCAGAGTGCTTCATGA
- a CDS encoding transcription antitermination factor NusB, producing MPRGPDAPARGRRAVEPRTRDARLNDTGLAPRRAALGVLSAVRRGVPLDVALDRALLPLPDADRRLTHELAAGVLRHAQALDGVLAHFVPRGLGSLSAALLDVLRLGAYQLRILDRVPAHAAVATSVALARERVGERVSGFTNAVLRRVAELPAGAATHDALSEVEHLARTWSHPAWLVQRWLGRFGSAGTAALLAWNNARPSLVLQPTRGDVLDLEGLLDEHDIANTPAPYGAGVVVKASHPERLPGYTTGEFYVQDPAQALVVRFASFPSTATIYDACAAPGGKAVGMTGRSTTVIAADLSRRRIDRLRENLTRAGQGASSIVVADAARPPIRPVRAYLLDAPCLGTGTFARHPDARGRVTETALQSLVLAQAALLDAAAERIAPGGVLCYATCSLEPEENEMQISAFLARRRDFERQPPAVFPRDVVTPAGDLQTLPQRDEIDGAYAARLVRVA from the coding sequence ATACCTCGCGGGCCGGATGCCCCGGCGCGAGGTCGCCGTGCCGTCGAGCCCCGAACGCGGGATGCTCGACTGAACGACACCGGGCTCGCGCCGCGACGTGCGGCGCTGGGGGTCCTTTCAGCGGTGCGCCGGGGCGTCCCCCTCGATGTCGCCCTCGACCGCGCGCTCCTCCCGCTCCCCGATGCCGACCGCCGGCTGACGCACGAACTCGCCGCGGGTGTGCTGCGGCACGCGCAGGCGCTCGACGGCGTGCTGGCGCACTTCGTCCCTCGCGGGCTCGGATCGCTCAGCGCGGCACTCCTCGATGTGCTCCGGCTCGGAGCGTACCAGCTGCGCATTCTCGATCGCGTCCCTGCGCACGCCGCTGTCGCGACCAGCGTGGCATTGGCCCGCGAGCGCGTCGGTGAACGAGTCAGCGGATTCACCAACGCTGTCCTCCGCCGCGTTGCCGAGCTTCCAGCCGGTGCCGCGACGCACGATGCATTGAGCGAAGTGGAGCATCTGGCGCGGACCTGGTCGCATCCCGCATGGCTGGTCCAGCGCTGGCTCGGCCGCTTCGGCAGCGCCGGCACGGCGGCACTTCTCGCCTGGAACAATGCGCGGCCATCACTGGTGCTCCAGCCAACGCGCGGCGACGTGCTCGATCTCGAAGGACTGCTCGACGAACACGATATCGCCAACACGCCGGCACCATACGGTGCGGGCGTGGTCGTCAAGGCGAGCCATCCCGAGCGGCTTCCCGGCTACACTACCGGCGAGTTCTACGTCCAGGATCCGGCCCAAGCCCTGGTGGTCCGGTTCGCGTCATTTCCGTCGACTGCCACGATCTACGACGCATGCGCTGCACCCGGCGGAAAGGCGGTGGGGATGACGGGGCGATCGACCACGGTGATTGCTGCCGACCTGTCGCGCCGCCGGATCGACCGCCTGCGGGAGAATCTCACCCGCGCCGGGCAAGGCGCGAGCTCGATCGTCGTAGCCGACGCGGCACGGCCGCCGATCCGCCCGGTCCGCGCCTACCTCCTCGACGCACCGTGTCTCGGCACCGGGACGTTCGCCCGACACCCCGACGCCCGAGGCCGCGTCACCGAAACGGCGCTCCAGTCGCTGGTCCTCGCGCAGGCCGCGTTGCTCGACGCCGCCGCCGAGCGGATCGCCCCAGGCGGCGTGCTATGTTACGCGACATGTTCGCTCGAGCCGGAAGAAAATGAGATGCAGATCTCGGCATTCCTGGCTCGACGGCGCGATTTCGAGCGGCAACCTCCAGCGGTCTTTCCGCGCGACGTGGTGACACCCGCAGGTGACCTGCAGACGTTGCCGCAACGCGATGAGATCGACGGTGCCTACGCCGCCCGCCTGGTTCGCGTCGCGTGA
- the def gene encoding peptide deformylase — protein sequence MAIRDIHILGSPVLRHRAEEIAEVDDELRQLVDDMFDTMAAASGVGLAANQIGITRRVAVINADGQTFAMINPRIAEAEGRESKEEGCLSIPDAFAEVTRPEKIVLEALNESGEPFRLEASGLVARAVQHELDHLDGVLFIDHLSPLKRQLLVSRWKKEHRNDPLTRTPVPEEPKEDE from the coding sequence ATGGCGATTCGGGATATTCACATCCTCGGCTCGCCGGTGCTCCGCCATCGCGCCGAAGAGATCGCCGAGGTGGACGACGAGCTCCGCCAGCTCGTCGACGACATGTTCGACACGATGGCCGCGGCGAGCGGCGTCGGCCTCGCCGCAAATCAGATCGGCATCACGCGCCGGGTTGCCGTGATCAACGCCGACGGACAGACGTTCGCGATGATCAATCCGCGCATCGCCGAGGCGGAAGGACGCGAAAGCAAGGAGGAAGGGTGTCTGTCGATCCCGGACGCCTTTGCCGAGGTCACGCGTCCGGAGAAGATCGTCCTCGAAGCGCTCAACGAGTCGGGTGAACCGTTCCGGCTCGAAGCGTCGGGGCTCGTCGCCCGCGCGGTGCAGCACGAGCTCGACCATCTCGACGGAGTGCTCTTCATCGACCATCTCTCGCCACTCAAGCGACAGCTCCTCGTCTCGCGCTGGAAGAAGGAGCATCGCAACGATCCGCTCACTCGCACGCCTGTTCCCGAGGAGCCGAAAGAGGACGAGTGA
- the ruvA gene encoding Holliday junction branch migration protein RuvA, with protein MISSIRGVLTVRDPSGVVIDTAAGIGYQVEVPLGVFERLPPVGSTVQLHTELVVREDSWALYGFDAPMERAVFARLMGASGVGPRLALAILSALGPDRTVRAVRDKDLAALSSVSGIGRKKAERITLELGDRLDDLPVSAGTPATPMPSADAVRALVALGFPAAAAEIAIRGILDRDGPQDTAALVRRALSELART; from the coding sequence ATGATTTCGTCGATTCGCGGCGTCCTGACCGTGCGCGATCCGTCGGGGGTGGTCATCGACACTGCCGCCGGCATCGGCTATCAGGTCGAAGTCCCGCTCGGCGTGTTCGAGCGGCTGCCGCCGGTCGGCAGCACGGTACAGCTGCACACCGAGCTGGTGGTGCGTGAGGACTCGTGGGCGCTGTACGGCTTCGACGCGCCGATGGAGCGCGCGGTCTTCGCTCGATTGATGGGGGCGTCGGGCGTGGGGCCGCGGCTCGCGCTGGCGATCCTGTCGGCGCTCGGACCCGATCGCACGGTGCGCGCGGTGCGTGACAAGGATCTCGCCGCCCTGTCGAGCGTCTCGGGGATCGGCCGGAAGAAGGCCGAGCGGATCACCCTCGAATTGGGCGACCGCCTTGACGATCTTCCAGTGAGCGCCGGGACACCGGCGACGCCGATGCCCTCTGCCGACGCAGTGCGCGCACTCGTGGCGCTGGGTTTTCCCGCCGCCGCGGCGGAGATCGCGATTCGCGGCATTCTCGATCGCGATGGACCGCAGGATACCGCAGCGCTGGTGCGCCGGGCACTTTCCGAACTCGCAAGGACCTGA